GTTGCCCCAGGTAATCTATTAATCTatattgcattaaaatgcattaaaaaaaaatctgaaacacCAAAGACAATCACTGCAGCAATGTTGGTTTCTGAATTTAACTGAACATCGTTGCAAAGCAGAATCTCCTTCATGCTCTGCTCCCAATGCAGTAACCATATTAGTGTCATGCCGTATACAGTAAAGGATACAGTAACACTATATTTTGGCTTAAGAATAACAAAAGCACCAACAGCATACTATGAGCACCAATGCCAGCAGATTTGAAAGTTCTGCATGCAATAATGCAATGTCTCTAAATTGTGAGACATCACAGAGGACACGATCTGTATTTTCTTAGCTAACGTTAAACTTCTACCTTGTTAGTTTCACACACTGGGCCTGtgtttgacattttgtgcaATATCAGTCCATCCTTGTCATTACACCAAAATATCTGCGCTGGATGGATCCTAAAATTTCACTTTCTACATAGAAAGTGCTTACATGCTTTGCAAATtccttgtttttcatttaaagccGAATGTCTCAACCACAGAGCCAGTTTAAGAGGATCTCAGTATTATCAAGCATCATGGTGCAGTATTGATTTTGAATGAAAGTAgcctcatatttttttttctgaggttcATTCCATGAAATACCACTCGCACAAATAACGAGAACATTTAAGAGCTGCTTTGTAAACTCAGTTTCTGAGCGTGCAAAATCATCCCTGCTGTTCTATCCTGTCTGTTTAATAGGAATTTATTTCCTGTCAAAATCTTGCACATgtgagaataataaaaaaaagcttatgcatttgtgcatgtgtttgcaACTTCACATGGGACAGTACACACTGGAGTGTTGAAATCAATCCAGAAATATTACTTGAATATTTCCTAATATTGCTCGACCACAACATTCCAATAGGATTTCTGCACAAGTATTGACTTTACATTGAGACACTTCTTATCTTCActtgattttattgtttttttttttgtttgcatccAGTGTGTTTTGTCCACAGGGGTTGTTTTGCTGAGCGAGGACTGTGGGACCAACCTCACACTGACAAAGAGcgagagcaaaataaaaaaaagcacagcatcACCTCTATAAACCCATGATACATATAGACCGTTATATGCACCACAGAATACACTCATCATACATatcatgtgtttttatatatagaacatataaatacacagcaATAGCGCAAAGGCAGTGACAATGCTTCTCATATTGAAGGAAAGGCGGGCTATTATTGTATATCATAAtatacttttttgttcttttagaAAAATATCTATGTTTAAACCAAAACCAGCCACACCAAGCTCAccctcttttttcttcattaacaaAAATAACCATTTTACATTTCTGCACATTCATACATTACAATcattgtacatatatatatacacaatgaatatgtatatatatatttatatatttatatgtatatatgcatacataATATAGAGCATTTTAGGTTACTTTATAGGACATAAAAAAGTTTCATAGTGCACAACATGTCTTTTTAGTTGCCAAATGTAAGATaacaatgaaataataataacaatacttATTACAATAAGACAACAGTAACAGAGTAAAAGGAGCAGTTCACAGCTCCACAAGGTTCCTCCATTTGGCAGCAACAACACAGTCAAAAGCGAGAGAAAAAGcgtaacgaaaaaaaaaaaaatcctcaaactcaaaaaaatatccaaaacgATATTTAACAAATTCACAGGAAAATAAAgttttcatattcataaacaactcctgtttttcttcctcaATCTGTCTCGGCCCACAGTTGTGCTTTCTCACCACGTCAACCTccttaaagaaagaaataaactgGAGAAGCAGCTTCAGTGATGCTCGTTCACAATAAAAGCCTGCAGCTGCCTGCTGATCTGTTACCAAAGGACAATGTCCAGCCGCAAAGAGGCCTTTTAGCCCAAATTCTAAAGAGGTTGATTAAAATTTTCAATGTTGTTTTAAACGTGTTGTAACTATAACAAACTGTAACAAGCACTGACTGAAAAACCTGTGGCACTCACAATAAGAGCAGTTTTTACACACAAGGTTTGTTTAAGCCACTGTTATTTTTTTCGGGTCAAAGCTAATACTATTGCGGAAACAGATGGAAAGCCACTGAAAACAGTCTTCAATAAAGGGAGTTGGCATAGGATCGTACAAAAAAATGGTCTGAAAAATATGTGGACAAATAACAGTAAAGAGATGGCATTTGGCAGGACACAAGATGAGCGCTCGTTTTTCGTGTGGCTTTTTTGCTTTCCCCTTCTCTGAGGTGTTCAGGACATGACAGGATATCTAGCTCTAAAAGCTCCTCCATCAGTGCCGGCCATTCAAGTCCTTTTCTATATCACTCAGGTCCATTTGGTTTTCTAGATCACATTTCCAAATCCTCGGGGTCAAAGAAGGAAAATGGAACACAATGCCTGCTCTGAAATGCCATTCGCTCCTGGTTTTTGACCTGCGTGTGGTAGCTGGTacgtttggcttttttttttgtttttttttaaatcctgcgTTTCCTCTGTGCAGTGTGGCTGTCGGTCCATGCTGGAGGGGAAAAGGGGGGCTGTCTGTGGTGCTGGGGTGGCCCGGCCATCATTCAAGGTTCCATGGGCTTTCAGGGTCCAATGGGCTCTCAGGGGCTGAAGGCTTCACAGAGTACCAGAGGCACATAGAGACAGAAGAGAGGAGAAACAGATGGGCAGATGGACGATGCAGGAGACAAGAAAAAGAGATAGATAGTGatttgactgactgattgactgactgattgattgattgattgtagAGGGAAATGACGTCCCTTATTGTTTAAAAGTCCCGGCACAATgacagagaaggaaaggaaggattAGATGGAGGATGAAGAGTGCAGAAGTGGGTGGATTACAGTTTGGCCTatgaaaaaactaaaatattgaAGCCACAGAAGGTGTTTGCCCCCTTTTCAACTCAGACAAATACACTGTGCAGAGGATCAgcatggagagaaaaagagagctcAAACACCAGCAGTAAGCAGGAgcaacgagagagagagaaagaaagagaccaaGCAGGAGGAGAGATAAATATAACTAAGTGCATTACCAGGTGTCATTTTaacatgtgtgagtgtgtgggggGGGATGTCACAGGTGCTGACTCTTTTTGATACTATGTTTGAATCTATTACAAATTAATACTTTATCTGATAGTGATTCAGGCTTGAGTTAAGCAACTAAAGCACCagtgcaaaaaaacatttagctgGAACAAATGAAACGGTGAgaacttttgtactttttttttgcaataaatatAACTCTAAGATGTGAATATGCAATAACAAAGGGTCTTCTTGAAAAATGTCAAAGAGGCTGAGCACATCTACTGTGCTGCACATGATAAAGTGAatgattgcatgtgtgtgtgtgtctgtgtgtgtatgaaaaagGGCAATGATAGGAAGGAAGGGGTCAGGGCATTCAGAGTGCGAGAAGTGAGGGCGAGTTCATGGAGTCAGAGGactgctcgctgctgctggttCGCTGGTTAGCGCTGGCGCCGCAGGCTCCCTCTGGGTAGGTGAACACAAATGAAGATGTGTATGAGGGGATGTGGCTGCCAGCGTCAGGGTTACCGCCGACGTCGGCGACAAGGCACGGGCCACCCGGCGCCGGCTGGCTCGGCCCATAGAAAGAACTAGAAAAGGCTACCTCCTGCATCATCCCTTGCTGCTGCTGCactggctgctgctgctgctgctgctgctgctggtggtggtgctgctggtggtgatggtgaGACGAGTAAGGTGGAGGCAGGTAGAACGCATCCTCCTTCACAGTCAAACCCACCACTGCCACAGAGGAGGATGGAGGCGGAGGAGGAGCCGGCgtctgctgctgctcctcctggTAAGGGATCTTGCAGCTCGGCTGATGGGTGATGAGGACAAACTCCAGAcgctccttctccttctgcagcTCTGAGATCTCAGCCTCCAGCTCGgccttctcctcctccagcaTATCGGTTTCCTAGAAAAAATGGAGacgagtgagagtgagagacactgAAAACCAGACAAGTCAGTCAAGTCTTGAATACAAGCTCCTCTGATTGGCAAGCTTGAAAAGATACCAAGGGATAAATTCAGaatcttttctttccttctaaAACCATAAAGCAATAGTTCAGCTGGAGATGAGCCTGATTGCTTGATtccaaaagtaaaaacaaacaaacaaaaagttttcAACTAAATTTTTGGTAAGTGGAAAATCatgtaaatgtcatttttggTCAAAATGCTCCTTCGATGCTGGAACACATGCATGAGCTATGTGTAATTTTCctcatataatttataaaatttaaatttagaaataaatttaatttgtgCAGCGCTTTTAAGatacacattttcacaaagcaactttacagaaatctggatgtagatttagattcctAATGAAGAAGAGGTGACAGTTGCAAAGAAAAACACTTGAGAGGGAAAATGAGGACAAAACTTTGAGAGAAACCAGAaccaaaagggaacccatcatcTTCTGAGTGACATCAGATCATGAAATTATGAATCATTATAATCCACAATCATATATTATAAAGTCAAATGATACTAAGTGTGTTGATAGGATGTTCTATATGAGCATCATGGtcattatgattacagcagcagttcagcaggtacaaaaaaaatgtacaaatcatgTAGAAATCATCAGAGAGTAAGAATTCAACTGCATGATTAGCATGAACATTATTATAAGTCACATACTGCATTACTGTAACACTTACCATGCTGAGATTAAGATAATGCTTGTATATCCTCGCTCGCTTACACTATGGGTGTGGTATAAAGTCATATGCATGTGATTTGTGCAAGTAGCCGCTCACCGACTGTAGCCTGTCTGTAAGCTCACGCCGTCGATTGCGACACTTGGCAGCGGCcagtttgtttctctctctcctgacgcgcctcttctcttcctcctctggaGTCAGCTGGAAGAAGGGAAGAAAAGGTTTTCAACACTTGCACATGCACAAGAAAAtggcatacacacatgcacaagagAAGGAGACAAGATCTCAGGTTACATAAATACAAACCGTTCAGTCCAACATGAGCCTCGCTTACCGTTTCGTCACGCGTGCGCCGGCGGCTCCTTGACTGGCGCAAGGGACCTGGGGTGTCCGAGCTGGGAGGAGTGAAGCCCGAGCCGGAGGAGAAGCTTGGCCCTGGCATGTCGTATGGGTCCAGGGCCACCGACTGGGTCATGGTGGTCGTACCTGTGCCACTCTGCCCTGGTGCCACAGAGGAGATGAGGGTGGGTTGCACCATCCACTGCAGGTCCTGACTTGTGGTGATGGCAGTCACTGTGGGAACGAAGGAGCCAGGCATGTCCACCCCTGGAGCGCTGCCAGCTGACCCGCCACCCACCCCTACACCTCCAGCGGCAGATACACACTCCTAtagaacatgaacacacacaggatcTAGGTTAAGTGGCTCTAAAGGTCATACAAGGATAACAAAAATGCCCAGGTTTATATCAATTCTGCTTGCTATTTCCATGATTCATCCTGAAGCCAACAATTTTATTGCCTTATTGCctcaatataaacaaacaaacaaacaaaaaatattttagctgCTTCCTTTTCCTATGTAGTCCCTATATAGTCAAGCTAGGGCCTAAAAGGGAACTAGACCATAAAATAGGTTTGAatgctaaatgtaaatgatgcaGCTGTAAAAGTGCTATAGGTAAACACTTCTACACACAATATAGTGCTCTATATACTATGAACAGCATTATGAATTTAAGAAATtgcttagtttatattttaactgcaatatattttatatataatttatacaattaacataaattaatttttttattaacattatatatacaattattattttattgtattatatataattatttatatttatattaattaatacataatttatatattaaatataatagatAATATAGAGATATGACAAGGAAGGAAAATATTAGAATTATCTTTGGGTCAACTGTGTCAAAGAAAAAAGGCTTCAGCATATAGGTAGGGTTCTTTAGGTATTTTTAGCTTAATGGTGCAGCAGAAGGTGATTAAGCATTTAGACATATAAGAATATAAATGCTGTTGACTATTAAAAGTATGTACAAGCTACAGCCTATGGCCTATCAAATACTAATGCTAATGCGATGCTGTTATTgcaatgttattatttttctgtatctAGGATATGAAGGAATAGGTTTTAACACTAAATATGTGCTGTAGCTGTGAAGGTGCTATATGCAAACACTTCTACACCCAGTGAAGTGCTCTATATGCTATAAACAGCATTATGCATTTAaagaattgatttatttttagttacagaCTGAGAATACTAGCTTAGCAAATAGCTTCAATACTTTCAATAATTTAGAGtaattttcatacatttttttggtttcatctTATAGTGAATTACCTTGAGATTTTAGACTTAAATTATCATTATGAtcatgatgattattattacaactattattattactattattattactattattattattattattattattgttattatctgATTCTGGACGCAAAAtctgtgaataaaaaaagaacacccTTTGACTTTTCCAGTGCGAAAAAATTGCGGTCTCGCTTCTTTATTTAGAAGCGGAGGCCGTCGGTAATGCCCGAGCGCGCGCGCGAGTTCGGGGAGGTTCGTTAATATTCATACGGCGCGTCAGACAAGAGACTCCGCACGCGTCAGCCAATCAGCGCTCTCGAGCCCGCCTTCCCCACCCCTCCCCCCGCCCCTTCCACGCTCCGCCTCCTCCGTCACTCCCCCAGTGCTCCCCTTAGCAACGCGACGTAACACTCCAAAATAGAACGCATTGACGTCACAGCGAGGCCAGAGCGACGAGGAGGGATCCGGAGAGCGGAGCGAGGGGGAGGGGCTTAGCGCGAGCGCGTCGGAGAGGTTCCACCGCTGTAATCCGCGTGCTgccaaacacgcacacacacacacacacgcgcgcgcacacacacacacacacagcaccgaCTGCTCTGCACTCAAACTAATTGCGTTTGCGTTTTATTCTCACGTTATAGCGCATCAGGATGCACAGTTTACGCGCAGACTTTCagaatatttatgatttatttttgctaCAGCTGTTCAGTAATAACAAACCACCCTTAATGCCACCGAGCGCTTTGACAGGTCATGCATGCAGCAAGCAAACTCTAAGGACTTACTTGTGGTGCAGTGGTGGTGGAGGGGCTCCCGAAGGAGTCCACCGAAGACAGGTACTGAGATTCGACCGACGGAGAGGAACTTCCACGGGAGCCGCTGTCCGGGTCACCGGGAAACCCCTGGAACATCTCCCCGGCAGAGCCGAGTGGAACCGAGAAAGCGCTCGCTCCCGGCGAAAATGGCACGTCACCTGGCGCCCAGCGAAAGATTTGGCCTTCTAGTGCACTGTCTAATTCATCATTACAATGCATTTACAAGTCACTTTAGTTGACTTGAATGCATGCACACCTACAGAGATCGCTATAAAATCTATACACTCTCATGTTAAACAACGTCACGTAAGCTAAACTAGGCTAGTaatataacattacattacttCAGCCATGCCATCACCTACCGTAACAAGATTTACTTGAAGAGTCAGTCAAGATGCCTTTCGTGTCTTTCCAAAAAAGTTGCATTAAGATGGCAATCCAGTTCTGCGTTGGGGGGAAACAAGTTTACAACTCCAAAGCGGAGACGTCCACCCTGGCTGGCGAGATCACAATCCCTAAAAGATTCCCTTTTTTTCGAAGTGTGCATTTATAAATCCATGAAAAAAATGTCCGCAGCGTGTTTGGTCAGCGATAATAAACAGCGTTTTGTGCGCGCGAGCCGGCGTCCCTCGTCTTCTGAATGAAGCCATCTGAAGACCGCTTTGTAAAGAAGGGTGTTCTGTCTCCGCCCCTCACTGGAGTTCCGCTGACGTAGGTGCCCATATATGGTTCATGGAgcggtgtttttgttttttggtatcCTAGGCGATGACGTTTAGGGATTCCCTCACCCACAGAAAAAAACGCTCTAGCACTGTCGAGAATAGCAGCGTTTACTATAGCTTCCACAGGAGATATTTCtgattgctttttaaaaaaatttttttttctttaaaaatagagACTATAAAGAAACGATAGGGAAGGGCAATATTAGACTTATCTCTGGACCAAGTGcgtcaaagaaaaaaaaaaaaggtttcagcATATATGAATTTTGCTTAATGTTGCCAGGGAAGGTGTTAACattaacaacaaaacaaattagaTTAAGACACATATATGATGGGCTTGGGTTTGTTATTAAAAATTCTTTGCAAATAAACTACAgtcaaatataataataataataataataataataataataataataataataatattgcttGCTATTTCTCGAGCTTACACAGTGCATACATAAGAAAATATATACTCAGATTTTACGTGTGATCTCTGTGCAAAATTCACAGAAGAGAAGGAAATGACTGAAATGACTGAGAGACATTTGAAAGCTGTCAGACTTGTATGCAGCAAGCATTGAAGGCGCTATCCGGTTTCTCAGGTGAAGGAAGGGGTTGTGGAAATGTGCTTTAAGCGAACACAAGTCTCCATTGTAAACTTTCTCATGGGCCTCACGGAATCCCCTGAGGTCTAATATTAGAGTCAGCCTCTCTAGCTCTGGTTGTATAACTGTCctggaaaatgttttaatgcaacAACATAAACAACAACTAGAAACACTCATCTTAAATGGTGGTGCTGTTAATGATAATGACAACAATGTATCATTGTAATGTCTCCATCATCAGCATGaccatcattattatcatcatcagcaataataataatactaatactactactaccactactgctaataataatgatgacataataataataataatgataataataataataataataataataataataaggatgCAATAGCAGGAGATCTCAAACCAGATGTTCTCATGATCACCAGCATAACTGAGGACATCAGACTACACTGAATACACGCTCAATGTCTGAAGGAACAAAGCCAAACTTGCCGGAAACTCACAAAGCTTCTTTTGTGTACTTGTACAGGAGGACATGTGCAACAGTGAGACACTCCAGAATGAACAGAAACTTTCATTCTTCGTTTACTCCCCTGTACAAGACAACGCGAGGAGCCTGAGATCGGAACTGGGAAGaagaaaggaggaaagagagCAACAGGAAATTGCAGGAGAGCTTTTGTGAGCCGCGAGGAAATACGAGGCAGAAAGAAAATGTCAACACTGAGTACAGGGCCGAGAGAGGACGACAACAATTAGTCAGCAGGCTGACGTCACTGACGGAGAACGTACTGTTCTGTCCACCGGCAGGTAGGAGCTCAGCTAGACTACTCTAACCAGCATGACTAACACGACGTACATGACTTTCACCAGGAATATCTCTCCACAAAATCAGCCACAACTCTCACCAGTGGCTAAGCACTGCCGGCCTGTGGCTACGTCAGAAAAAAGCGCATCATAGCTCCTTATGTGGGATGCAAACAGAGGAAGGAGGAGGAACAGAGACACCCGACAGCCAGACTCGGATTTCTCAGCTGCTGATCATATTTAATTGTCCTTTATTCTAAAGACTAATTTATCTCTATAGCTCTTGGCATTGGAGAGGATCAGGCTGAATATTTTAGACCCTTTAAGTCCAATTCtgcactaaaataaaaacaagataaaGCTCTATTCCACCATTctttagttatttgtttgtttatttatttgtttgttcttgtttttcattAGACTAGTCGGTGCATGTGTTTGTTATAAAACAATTGAACATTCCTTGTTCTTCgattaaatgcaaaataactCAACAGTATCAGTCCCATGTGTTGCCACTACTCCTTACAACCGAAATCTGCAGATGTGTATGTACAGGCGTTGCGTCGTCATGGAAACGCCGTTCCGGCACGTCTGACGCAACGACGTCATGACGAGttggtctttttttgtttttgttgcgcAGCAACCGTGTCCCGTGGCAACCTCTGGGCCGCACAAGGAGCGTTGTATGAACGCCATCTAAACGCCTGCTATAGTACACggtagtgcactacatatggCGGCAGGAGCGTTTATTGTCTGTGCCCTATGTAGTGCGCTTGTAAAGGGAGTAAGGAGGCATTGAGTATTCCGCCACAGACGGAGTTGCAGACACGGAGACACGGATTTTGCTATGACTTTAGATACTTGGTGTACTTTTCGCTAACGAAACCTCTTTTTAcggaagtatttttttttccacaagatGCACAGAAGCGTTATTCTTAGTTAGTCAGTCGCTGACAATAATTTACTGAAGTATTTGTTGGTTTGGGACGTTAGTTAGCTTAGCACGCTAATCATAACCTTTGCACTACTTGGAAAGCATTCTCGCGGCTAATCGCTGGTTACTAAACTGGTTTGCTTGCTGCTAAAAAGGTATCGATTAGATTAGTGCAAATAATGCAAACGAGCTAACAGCGGTGTAGCATTAGCACCTGAGCAAACTTCCTGTTAGCGAAGCGTTTCGCTAGCTGCAGCAGCTAGAGCTCATATAGCGTTTGCGTTTTGGCTTGGTGTCGTGTCTTTGTGTAAGAATTTGGACTCCTGCTTGTATTTTATCgccaaaagttttaaaatgaaagccCTGAGTTCAGCCAGGAGTCATGGTGGTTCTGCTTGCGtggctgtttttctttatttatatcagTTATAAACACGGAATTGCTATTCATGCTGATATGTTGATAATtgtgcacaataataataaaaaaaagattatagaTTACACACCACTACATGTAGTTAACTgcaagtacactatatggccaaaaatctgtggacacctgaacaatCACATctcaaactgttgtcacaaagctggaagaacacaactgtataggatgactttgtatgctgtattattgtaatttcccttcactggaactcagagacccaaacctgttccagcatgacaatgccccggtgcacaaagcgagctccatgaagacataccCTGCCTCTCGGTTCGCCtccttacactatgcactaaaagtatgcACTCTTTTTGTGAAAGAAAAAGTAcctacttttgagtgtgtagcaaaagagtatgcaGGTACAGGGACATACTAACATGTCATGTAACGAAGAGAACGTTGTGACTAAACCAACTCCTCAtcgcatttcagcttttcttcattaattatttcttatataatttatacaatataatttaatttaccattcccttt
The genomic region above belongs to Pangasianodon hypophthalmus isolate fPanHyp1 chromosome 6, fPanHyp1.pri, whole genome shotgun sequence and contains:
- the fosb gene encoding protein fosB isoform X2, whose amino-acid sequence is MQLFWKDTKGILTDSSSKSCYGDVPFSPGASAFSVPLGSAGEMFQGFPGDPDSGSRGSSSPSVESQYLSSVDSFGSPSTTTAPQECVSAAGGVGVGGGSAGSAPGVDMPGSFVPTVTAITTSQDLQWMVQPTLISSVAPGQSGTGTTTMTQSVALDPYDMPGPSFSSGSGFTPPSSDTPGPLRQSRSRRRTRDETLTPEEEEKRRVRRERNKLAAAKCRNRRRELTDRLQSETDMLEEEKAELEAEISELQKEKERLEFVLITHQPSCKIPYQEEQQQTPAPPPPPSSSVAVVGLTVKEDAFYLPPPYSSHHHHQQHHHQQQQQQQQQPVQQQQGMMQEVAFSSSFYGPSQPAPGGPCLVADVGGNPDAGSHIPSYTSSFVFTYPEGACGASANQRTSSSEQSSDSMNSPSLLAL
- the fosb gene encoding protein fosB isoform X1: MQLFWKDTKGILTDSSSKSCYDSALEGQIFRWAPGDVPFSPGASAFSVPLGSAGEMFQGFPGDPDSGSRGSSSPSVESQYLSSVDSFGSPSTTTAPQECVSAAGGVGVGGGSAGSAPGVDMPGSFVPTVTAITTSQDLQWMVQPTLISSVAPGQSGTGTTTMTQSVALDPYDMPGPSFSSGSGFTPPSSDTPGPLRQSRSRRRTRDETLTPEEEEKRRVRRERNKLAAAKCRNRRRELTDRLQSETDMLEEEKAELEAEISELQKEKERLEFVLITHQPSCKIPYQEEQQQTPAPPPPPSSSVAVVGLTVKEDAFYLPPPYSSHHHHQQHHHQQQQQQQQQPVQQQQGMMQEVAFSSSFYGPSQPAPGGPCLVADVGGNPDAGSHIPSYTSSFVFTYPEGACGASANQRTSSSEQSSDSMNSPSLLAL
- the fosb gene encoding protein fosB isoform X3, whose amino-acid sequence is MQLFWKDTKGILTDSSSKSCYGDVPFSPGASAFSVPLGSAGEMFQGFPGDPDSGSRGSSSPSVESQYLSSVDSFGSPSTTTAPQECVSAAGGVGVGGGSAGSAPGVDMPGSFVPTVTAITTSQDLQWMVQPTLISSVAPGQSGTGTTTMTQSVALDPYDMPGPSFSSGSGFTPPSSDTPGPLRQSRSRRRTRDETLTPEEEEKRRVRRERNKLAAAKCRNRRRELTDRLQSETDMLEEEKAELEAEISELQKEKERLEFVLITHQPSCKIPYQEEQQQTPAPPPPPSSSVAVVGLTVKEDAFYLPPPYSSHHHHQQHHHQQQQQQQQQPVQQQQGMMQEREPAAPALTSEPAAASSPLTP